One part of the Dasypus novemcinctus isolate mDasNov1 chromosome 27, mDasNov1.1.hap2, whole genome shotgun sequence genome encodes these proteins:
- the KBTBD3 gene encoding kelch repeat and BTB domain-containing protein 3, whose amino-acid sequence MDNSYDSNQQNSCNGILPEKKNSFLVSEDHGQKILSVLQNFREQNVFYDFKIIMKDEIIPCHRCVLAACSDFFRAMFEVNMKERDDGSVTITNLSSKAVKAFLDYAYTGKTKITGDNVEMFFQLSSFLQVSFLSKACSDFLIKSIDLVNCLQLLSISDSYGSPRLFDHALYFVQHHFSLLFKSSDFLEMNFGVLQKCLESDELNVPEEETVLKVVLSWTKHNLESRQKYLPLLIKKVRLHQLSEETLQNCLLSEECLLKNTNCFDIIMDAVKCVQGSGGLFPDARPSTTEKYIFVHKTEENGENQYTFCYNIKANLWKILPQSHLTDLPGSSLSSYGEKIFLTGGCKGKCCRTVRLHIAESYHDATDETWCYCPVKNDFFLVSSLKTPRTMHTSVMALNRLFVIGGKTRGSQDIKSLLDVESYNPLSKEWVSVSPLPRGIYYPEASACQNVIYVLGSEVEITDAFNPSLDCFFKYNATTDQWSELVAEFGQFFHATLIKAVPVNYTLYICDLSTYKVYSFCPDTCVWKGEGSFECAGFNAGAVGIEDKIYILGGDYAPDEITDEVQVYHSSRSEWEEVSPMPRALTEFYCQVVQFNKYRDPWFSQHF is encoded by the exons ATGGATAATTCATATGATTCCAATCAACAAAACTCATGTAATGGAATTCTACCTGAGAAGAAAAACAGTTTCCTTGTGTCAGAAGATCATGGGCAGAAAATCTTAAGTGTACTACAGAATTTTCGAGAACAAAATGTCttttatgatttcaaaataatCATGAAAGATGAAATAATCCCATGTCATCGTTGTGTATTAGCAGCATGCAGTGACTTTTTCAG GGCTATGTTTGAAGTAAACATGAAAGAAAGAGATGATGGAAGTGTTACCATCACTAATTTATCCTCCAAAGCAGTAAAAGCATTTCTTGATTATGCCTATACTGGAAAAACAAAGATAACAGGTGATAATGtggaaatgttcttccagttgtcatcatttcttcaagtttccttcctgtCCAAAGCTTGCAGTgactttttaataaaaagtattgATCTTGTTAATTGCTTACAATTATTATCTATTTCAGATAGCTATGGTTCTCCCCGTTTGTTTGATCATGCATTATACTTTGTACAACAtcacttttctttattatttaaatcCAGTGATTTCTTAGAGATGAATTTTGGAGTACTGCAAAAATGTCTGGAATCAGATGAATTAAATGTTCCTGAAGAAGAAACTGTACTGAAAGTGGTCCTTAGTTGGACTAAACATAACTTAGAGTCAAGGCAAAAGTATCTGCCTCTTTTGATTAAAAAAGTAAGACTACATCAGTTATCTGAGGAGACACTTCAAAACTGTCTGCTCAGTGAAGAGTGTTTACTCAAAAACACAAACTGCTTTGACATAATTATGGATGCAGTTAAGTGTGTGCAAGGTTCCGGTGGACTTTTCCCTGATGCGCGACCATCCacaactgaaaaatatatatttgttcacAAAACTgaggaaaatggagaaaatcagTATACGTTTTGTTATAATATTAAAGCCAATTTGTGGAAAATACTGCCACAGTCACACCTGACCGATTTGCCAGGATCTAGTCTGTCTAGTTATGGAGAGAAAATATTCTTGACAGGTGGTTGCAAAGGGAAGTGTTGTAGAACAGTTAGGCTCCATATTGCTGAGTCATATCATGATGCCACTGACGAAACCTGGTGCTATTGTCCTGTCAAAAATGATTTCTTCTTGGTGTCATCTCTGAAAACACCAAGAACCATGCATACATCAGTTATGGCTCTCAATAGATTATTTGTCATTGGTGGAAAGACTAGAGGATCTCAGGATATTAAAAGTCTCTTAGATGTTGAATCTTACAATCCTCTTTCCAAAGAATGGGTGTCTGTTAGCCCATTACCCAGAGGCATATACTATCCAGAAGCAAGTGCATGCCAAAATGTGATTTATGTTCTTGGATCAGAAGTAGAGATTACCGATGCCTTTAACCCATCTCTTGACTGCTTTTTCAAATACAATGCTACTACTGATCAGTGGTCTGAACTAGTAGCAGAGTTTGGACAATTTTTTCATGCAACACTAATTAAAGCAGTACCAGTAAATTACACGTTGTATATATGTGACCTTTCCACCTATAAGGTTTATAGTTTTTGTCCAGATACTTGCGTTTGGAAGGGTGAAGGATCTTTTGAATGTGCAGGCTTTAATGCAGGTGCAGTTGGAATTGAGGATAAAATTTACATATTAGGTGGAGATTATGCACCAGATGAAATCACAGATGAAGTACAGGTCTACCACAGTAGCAGGTCTGAGTGGGAAGAAGTTTCACCAATGCCAAGAGCCTTAACTGAATTTTACTGCCAGGTAGTTCAGTTCAATAAATACAGGGACCCATGGTTTTCTCAACATTTCTAA